In one Chitinophaga sancti genomic region, the following are encoded:
- a CDS encoding DJ-1/PfpI family protein: protein MMKRIISILLFTLLTAFASAQTYVCPPCNGPSCDTLTFTQAGKCPHCGMQLIKKNQDIKKLNVCFYLYDGIEVLDFAGPLEVFSYAGCNISIVSKTTAPLHAQGVLKVLPTYSIENAPPADIFVTFGGNDEVASNDPEVIKWIQSRIPDTKYFMSVCTGAFILGKAGILDHKTVTTFHNSIENLRKALPNSTVLADKRFVEDGNVLTTAGISAGIDGALHLVEKLRGHDAAMQIAKQMEYDKWVPGEGLVVKTKD from the coding sequence ATGATGAAACGGATCATTTCAATCCTTCTTTTTACCCTGCTGACCGCCTTTGCCAGCGCACAAACCTACGTTTGCCCACCCTGCAATGGACCCAGCTGCGACACTCTTACTTTTACCCAGGCAGGCAAATGCCCACATTGCGGCATGCAACTGATCAAAAAAAACCAGGACATCAAAAAACTGAATGTCTGCTTCTACCTCTATGATGGCATAGAAGTACTGGATTTTGCCGGTCCACTGGAAGTTTTCTCCTATGCAGGCTGCAACATCTCCATCGTGTCAAAGACCACAGCCCCGCTCCATGCACAGGGGGTACTGAAAGTACTGCCTACCTATAGCATTGAAAATGCTCCTCCGGCAGACATCTTCGTGACCTTCGGCGGCAATGACGAGGTAGCATCCAATGACCCCGAAGTGATTAAATGGATTCAATCCAGGATACCGGATACGAAGTATTTTATGTCTGTATGTACAGGTGCCTTCATTCTAGGCAAGGCAGGCATCCTGGATCATAAAACTGTGACCACTTTCCACAATAGTATTGAAAACCTGCGGAAAGCATTGCCTAATAGCACCGTACTGGCAGACAAAAGATTTGTGGAGGATGGAAATGTGTTGACGACTGCAGGGATTTCTGCTGGAATTGATGGGGCACTGCACCTTGTTGAAAAACTGAGAGGGCATGATGCCGCAATGCAGATTGCCAAACAAATGGAATATGATAAATGGGTGCCGGGTGAAGGCCTGGTGGTGAAAACAAAGGATTGA
- a CDS encoding GlxA family transcriptional regulator — translation MTKTATFTLMLNRVIFFIASQTHILDLAGPVQVFYESAEYGHPCEIIYLSDQPEKACSSGLMIGQLQHINDVRIRQEDIIFIPGFQLKADNQALKNWLINIAHIGATLCSVCTGSFALAAAGVLNGQGCTTHWKYTQRLQDEYPETKVFTNRLFVKSGNIYTSAGITTGIDLALFIIEERHGPAFAWQLAAELVVYIRRDGDDSQQSVYLRYRRHINNHIHQVQDYIIHHLDQKLSLDLLAARVHTGSRNLTRMFKAATGITIGQYIDQLRVEKAVNLLKEKNKVTIVAQQCGFKSVVQLRSMVKKYTGELPSKMS, via the coding sequence ATGACAAAAACGGCTACCTTTACCCTAATGCTCAACAGGGTCATATTTTTCATCGCCAGTCAAACGCACATTCTGGATCTCGCGGGGCCAGTACAGGTCTTTTACGAGTCAGCGGAATATGGGCATCCTTGTGAGATCATCTACCTTTCTGACCAACCTGAAAAAGCCTGTTCTTCCGGGCTCATGATAGGCCAACTCCAACACATCAACGATGTTCGCATCCGGCAGGAGGATATTATCTTCATTCCTGGTTTCCAGTTAAAAGCTGACAACCAGGCCCTGAAAAACTGGCTGATAAACATTGCTCATATTGGCGCTACCCTTTGCTCGGTATGTACAGGATCTTTTGCACTCGCTGCTGCCGGTGTTCTGAATGGACAGGGCTGCACCACTCACTGGAAATATACCCAACGACTACAGGATGAGTACCCTGAAACAAAAGTGTTTACCAACCGGCTCTTTGTAAAAAGTGGGAATATCTACACCAGTGCAGGGATCACCACAGGGATCGATCTCGCCCTCTTTATTATTGAAGAACGCCATGGACCTGCTTTTGCGTGGCAACTGGCGGCGGAATTAGTGGTGTATATCAGAAGAGATGGAGATGATTCACAGCAAAGCGTTTACCTGCGATACCGCAGGCATATCAATAATCATATTCACCAGGTACAGGATTATATTATTCATCACCTTGACCAGAAATTATCATTGGATCTGCTGGCAGCCCGGGTGCATACCGGTTCCAGGAACCTCACCAGGATGTTTAAGGCAGCTACCGGGATTACGATTGGACAGTATATTGATCAACTACGGGTGGAAAAAGCGGTGAATCTATTGAAAGAGAAGAACAAAGTGACGATTGTAGCGCAGCAATGCGGGTTTAAGAGTGTGGTGCAATTGAGGTCGATGGTGAAGAAGTATACGGGGGAATTGCCGTCGAAGATGTCCTGA
- a CDS encoding serpin family protein, translated as MKTLYPYLLAAMVLMSACRKTRYYSRSQIVPNMLTLIDANKNVAFAASFTLAWNEMKQQVGAPINNKAKAVKWMNDSPVSGDILGPKEFKRDVRIKGAEITMLVNFQRELGFDVPMQPLKEPFTFNGKAVKAFGMVDYDPEIVAETHLVYYRDEDHFVMSLDSKDKSSDIILAKGFNKGAQLHVILQQIQGAIRKGTNIKAYASLKIPVLKFQEEEHFKELEGIDFKAKGKPYKIMTARQKTLFTLDQEGARVVDSAIIEAVSTDSVEVMRPPNLVFDKPFVVLLQKKKSPFPYFMLKVENDEIMDANRD; from the coding sequence ATGAAAACTTTATATCCCTATTTGCTGGCGGCCATGGTGCTGATGTCCGCCTGTAGGAAAACGAGATATTATTCAAGATCACAGATAGTACCTAATATGCTTACGCTGATAGATGCTAATAAAAATGTAGCATTTGCGGCGAGTTTTACATTGGCGTGGAATGAAATGAAGCAACAGGTAGGGGCGCCGATCAATAATAAGGCAAAGGCGGTGAAGTGGATGAATGATAGCCCGGTATCCGGGGATATATTGGGGCCGAAAGAATTTAAGCGGGATGTGCGGATCAAGGGGGCAGAAATTACCATGCTGGTGAATTTTCAGCGGGAATTAGGTTTTGATGTGCCGATGCAACCCTTGAAGGAGCCCTTTACATTTAATGGCAAAGCGGTGAAGGCCTTTGGGATGGTGGACTATGATCCGGAGATAGTTGCAGAAACGCACCTGGTGTATTATAGAGATGAGGATCATTTTGTAATGAGCCTGGATTCGAAGGATAAGTCTTCAGACATTATATTGGCAAAAGGGTTCAATAAAGGAGCACAATTGCATGTCATCCTGCAGCAGATCCAGGGGGCTATCAGGAAGGGAACGAATATAAAAGCATATGCTTCCCTGAAGATCCCGGTATTGAAATTCCAGGAGGAGGAGCATTTTAAAGAGTTGGAAGGGATTGATTTTAAAGCAAAAGGGAAACCTTATAAAATAATGACAGCCCGGCAAAAAACGCTTTTTACATTGGATCAGGAGGGGGCGAGAGTGGTTGATTCTGCAATCATTGAAGCAGTGTCTACGGATTCAGTTGAAGTCATGCGCCCACCCAATCTGGTTTTTGATAAGCCATTTGTGGTGCTGTTACAAAAGAAGAAATCACCATTTCCTTATTTTATGCTAAAAGTGGAGAATGATGAGATCATGGATGCGAACAGGGATTAG
- a CDS encoding Hint domain-containing protein encodes MRTLLLSLSCMFWVATAIAQSRPIRTDEYEKAKTFTVKDLDNDTYVKFNNAYVLDRYEMRKPYIITGDDGLKKRIDLYRLVAKDSMQNIGTVIFYTNEKGVLYTAVLPIFNSNAEIWNKYFEDIHAIDKVEKNYVLKLSYVLSREFSFQLYKGMNAGKDVKAEAGTYGTDICFPGEEEVMLADGGKKVLKDILPGDRIISLDAATHRTSVMKVKELVVHEAKNYAITQLLAVHVEVDEIREAHVVRISGKVLQATPNHPVQTSAGKKRIGEVRDGEELLCMDEKGERVMSYVVVSKTEKAGGMQAVYNIVAEGEGTFMMNDVMVLQK; translated from the coding sequence ATGCGCACATTATTATTATCATTGAGCTGTATGTTTTGGGTGGCTACAGCGATTGCACAATCAAGACCTATCCGGACAGATGAATATGAAAAAGCGAAGACATTTACGGTGAAGGACCTGGACAACGATACTTATGTGAAGTTTAATAATGCTTATGTATTGGATCGTTATGAGATGCGGAAGCCGTATATTATAACGGGGGATGATGGATTGAAAAAAAGAATTGACTTGTATCGTTTAGTGGCGAAGGATAGTATGCAGAATATTGGAACGGTGATATTTTATACGAATGAGAAGGGCGTATTATATACGGCAGTGTTACCGATATTTAATAGTAATGCGGAGATATGGAATAAATATTTTGAGGATATACATGCGATAGATAAGGTGGAGAAGAATTACGTATTAAAATTGTCTTATGTGCTTTCGCGGGAGTTTAGTTTTCAATTGTACAAGGGCATGAATGCGGGAAAGGATGTGAAGGCGGAGGCGGGAACGTATGGAACGGATATTTGTTTTCCGGGAGAGGAAGAGGTGATGTTGGCAGATGGGGGAAAGAAGGTGTTGAAAGATATTTTGCCGGGGGATAGGATCATTAGTCTGGATGCGGCGACGCATAGGACGAGTGTGATGAAGGTGAAAGAGTTGGTGGTGCATGAGGCGAAGAATTATGCGATCACACAATTGCTGGCGGTGCATGTAGAGGTGGATGAGATACGTGAGGCGCATGTGGTGAGGATATCAGGGAAAGTGTTGCAGGCAACGCCAAATCATCCGGTGCAGACCTCGGCGGGGAAGAAGCGGATAGGTGAGGTGAGAGATGGGGAGGAGTTGTTGTGTATGGATGAGAAGGGGGAGCGGGTGATGAGTTATGTGGTGGTGAGTAAGACGGAGAAGGCTGGTGGTATGCAGGCGGTGTATAATATTGTTGCGGAGGGAGAGGGAACGTTTATGATGAATGATGTGATGGTTTTGCAGAAGTGA
- the fusA gene encoding elongation factor G, producing MKRLSQYRNIGIMAHVDAGKTTVTERMLYYTGLTHKLGSVDEGNTVMDSDPQEEKRGITISSAAITTYWNDHQINLIDTPGHVDFTAEVERSLRVLDGGVVVFCAKSGVQPQSETVWRQADKYEVPRIVLINKMDRQGANFLHVVQEIREMLQANAVPVQIPVGAEDNFSGVVDLITMQAYVWNSDDGKQFVVTEIPAHLQEAVLQARKNLLEELSLVDEQIFEKYTEDPAAVSAEDLYAALRKATLHRVLIPVLAAAAYRNKGVQPLLDAVVRYLPSPEEMGKLKAESVPAFAENGNESSSTNVEKESVLVENENESSSAKNESHPVSLNDSPLTALAFKIMADDYAGKLTLVRVYTGALHTGDMVWNSRTNKKVRISRLLRIMSDKFEAVDEIGAGDIGAVVGLKEVRTGDTLSDPAHPVSLESIDFPEPMIGYAIEAKLAKDANRLGEVLAKLVDEDPTLQVSIDPASGQTILKGMGELHLEVVLEKIANNYQLEVSKGQPQIAYKEVFTTSVIHKEVYKKQNGGSGSFAVIQFELGPGTDGLAGLEFVNEIKGGAIPKEYIPSVQKGFEEAMKTGVLSGYPMQSMKVRLLDGQIHENDSHALDFEHAAIIGFRTAAAKANPRLLEPVMSVEVTTPEEYTGVVTGDLNRRRGMIRHMEMRGNAQVIKADVPLAELFGYVTTLRSLCAGRATASITFAGYEHTPVSVGV from the coding sequence ATGAAACGTTTATCTCAATATAGGAATATAGGAATCATGGCCCATGTCGATGCTGGTAAAACCACCGTCACAGAACGTATGTTGTATTACACGGGTTTGACACATAAATTAGGTAGTGTGGATGAAGGAAACACTGTCATGGACAGCGATCCGCAGGAAGAGAAGCGTGGTATCACCATTTCATCTGCTGCGATCACTACCTACTGGAACGATCATCAGATCAACCTGATTGATACCCCCGGACACGTTGATTTCACGGCAGAAGTAGAACGTTCGCTGCGTGTATTGGATGGCGGTGTAGTGGTGTTCTGCGCGAAGTCGGGTGTGCAGCCACAATCAGAAACGGTGTGGAGACAAGCGGATAAGTATGAAGTGCCCCGAATCGTGTTGATCAATAAGATGGACAGGCAGGGAGCGAATTTCCTGCATGTAGTGCAGGAGATCAGGGAGATGCTGCAGGCGAATGCGGTGCCGGTGCAGATACCGGTCGGTGCGGAGGACAATTTCTCTGGTGTGGTTGATTTGATTACAATGCAGGCATATGTGTGGAATAGTGATGATGGAAAGCAGTTTGTGGTGACGGAGATCCCTGCGCATTTGCAGGAGGCGGTCTTGCAGGCGAGAAAGAATTTACTGGAAGAGTTGTCATTGGTTGATGAACAGATCTTCGAAAAGTATACGGAAGATCCGGCTGCTGTGAGCGCGGAAGATTTGTATGCAGCGTTGAGGAAGGCGACATTACATCGTGTATTGATCCCCGTATTGGCAGCAGCTGCTTATAGGAATAAAGGTGTACAGCCTTTGTTGGATGCGGTGGTGCGTTATTTGCCTTCGCCGGAAGAGATGGGAAAATTGAAGGCGGAAAGTGTGCCAGCTTTTGCTGAGAATGGAAACGAGTCTTCATCTACGAACGTTGAAAAGGAATCTGTTCTTGTTGAGAATGAAAACGAGTCTTCTTCTGCGAAGAATGAAAGCCATCCTGTTTCTCTAAACGATAGTCCGCTAACCGCCCTGGCCTTCAAGATCATGGCCGATGACTATGCCGGCAAACTGACCCTGGTACGCGTGTACACAGGTGCCCTGCATACCGGAGACATGGTATGGAATAGCCGTACCAATAAGAAAGTCCGTATCAGCAGATTACTCCGCATCATGTCTGATAAATTCGAAGCCGTAGACGAAATCGGTGCAGGTGATATTGGTGCTGTCGTAGGATTGAAAGAAGTGCGTACAGGTGATACGTTATCTGATCCCGCACATCCCGTTTCTTTAGAAAGCATTGACTTCCCGGAACCCATGATCGGTTACGCCATAGAAGCAAAACTCGCAAAAGACGCGAACCGCTTAGGTGAAGTGCTGGCAAAACTGGTGGATGAAGATCCAACGCTGCAAGTGAGTATAGATCCAGCTTCCGGTCAAACCATCCTGAAAGGTATGGGTGAATTACACCTGGAAGTAGTTCTTGAAAAGATTGCAAACAACTATCAGTTGGAAGTGAGCAAAGGACAACCGCAGATCGCTTACAAAGAGGTGTTCACCACATCGGTGATCCACAAAGAAGTGTATAAGAAACAAAATGGCGGTAGTGGTAGTTTCGCCGTGATTCAGTTTGAGCTGGGTCCGGGAACTGATGGATTGGCAGGACTGGAATTTGTAAATGAGATAAAAGGTGGTGCTATTCCAAAAGAATACATCCCTTCTGTGCAAAAAGGTTTTGAAGAAGCGATGAAGACGGGCGTATTATCCGGGTACCCGATGCAATCTATGAAAGTGCGATTGCTGGATGGTCAGATCCATGAGAATGATTCTCATGCCTTAGACTTTGAACACGCTGCAATCATTGGGTTTAGAACCGCTGCGGCGAAAGCCAACCCGCGATTGTTGGAACCTGTGATGAGTGTGGAAGTCACAACGCCTGAAGAATATACAGGTGTTGTAACGGGTGATTTGAATAGAAGGAGAGGAATGATCCGTCATATGGAGATGAGAGGGAATGCCCAGGTAATCAAGGCAGATGTGCCTTTGGCAGAGTTGTTTGGTTATGTGACGACATTGAGGAGTTTGTGTGCAGGAAGGGCAACAGCTTCAATCACTTTTGCTGGTTATGAGCATACACCGGTGAGCGTAGGCGTGTAG
- a CDS encoding GlxA family transcriptional regulator: MKHISILIPRGAASLGCIEGAHKMFFNVNRFLIERGDEPLFTIQFVGMTHDALVYDGFAKVSPDLSIQDNFNTDLIIIPAVNGDMDNVIAANSDFFPWIRAQYERGAEVSSLCVGAFLLAATGLLAGKKCSTHWQSVPLFRKMFPDVEMVSDRIITDENGIYSSGGANSFWNLLLYLVEKYTDREMAIFCAKFFAIEIDRFSQSPFIMFRGQRDHQDDEIKRAQDFIEQNFQERISVDQLAALCTMGRRSFERRFKKATSNTVSEYIQRVKIEAAKKGFETSRKNINEVMCEVGYADNKAFRTVFKRKTGLSPVEYRNKYNKEAIAV, translated from the coding sequence GTTTCCTCATCGAACGGGGCGATGAACCCTTATTCACCATCCAGTTTGTGGGCATGACCCATGATGCATTGGTATATGATGGATTTGCTAAAGTAAGCCCGGACCTGAGTATCCAGGATAATTTCAATACTGACCTGATCATTATTCCTGCAGTAAACGGGGATATGGATAATGTCATTGCTGCCAACAGCGATTTCTTTCCATGGATCAGGGCGCAGTATGAACGTGGTGCTGAAGTCTCGAGTCTGTGCGTAGGTGCATTTCTGCTGGCAGCTACGGGTTTGCTGGCGGGTAAAAAATGTAGTACGCACTGGCAGTCAGTTCCCCTGTTCAGGAAAATGTTCCCGGATGTAGAAATGGTCTCTGACAGGATCATCACCGATGAGAATGGCATCTATTCCAGTGGAGGAGCCAATTCATTCTGGAATCTGCTCCTGTACCTGGTGGAAAAATATACCGACCGGGAAATGGCGATCTTTTGTGCGAAATTCTTTGCCATTGAAATTGACAGGTTCAGCCAGTCACCCTTTATTATGTTCCGCGGGCAGCGGGATCATCAGGATGATGAAATTAAACGGGCACAGGATTTCATTGAGCAAAATTTCCAGGAGAGGATTTCGGTAGATCAGTTAGCTGCCCTGTGTACCATGGGAAGGCGGAGTTTTGAAAGGCGATTTAAGAAAGCGACGAGTAATACGGTATCTGAATATATTCAGAGAGTCAAAATAGAGGCCGCAAAGAAAGGATTTGAGACCAGCAGGAAGAATATCAATGAGGTGATGTGCGAGGTGGGATATGCGGATAATAAGGCGTTTAGAACGGTGTTTAAGCGGAAAACGGGCTTGTCGCCGGTGGAGTATCGGAATAAGTATAACAAAGAAGCAATTGCAGTATAA